TGCCAGCTGAGATGTGCTACATTAATTCTAGTCGTCTACACTCTAATTATACACAGCTACAGTTTTCTACTACGTCTTTGCAGCATACACGGTGTCAGACCCCCGCCGTTCCCGCTGGTGGTGGGTCGAGGCCGAACGCCGTCGACACGGCCTTCTTCTGCTGCAGGACGATCACGGAGCCCATCTCCAGCGACTCGTCCGACGCGAGGATATCCCCGATTGGGCCCATCTCCCCGCACTCTAGCCCGCCCAGCAGCTCCGCCGGCTGCCTTCCGCCGCGCCCCACCACGACCAGCGCGTACGCCCCGGCCATCCTGCGCAGGGCCTCCAccacgtccgccgcgccgcccaccaccttcTCAACGTACGACGCGAGCTCCTTCGCCACGTACTCGCGTTGGAGCGCCGCCATGCAGCACTCGTCGGGATCGTCCACCACGACGGACACCTCCCCGTCGGCGTGATCGTCGGCGCGTGCCGTCTGGACGCCGGCGTGGCCGTGCTTGCCGGGCCCCACGAAGCGGATGACGGTCAGGTGGACCGTCTCATTCTTGGCGAGGCGGCAGGCGAGGGCCACGGCCTCGCGGTCGTCCGGCCCGCCGAGGAAGACAGCCGCCACGTGCGTCGGCGCGGTGGCCCGGTCTTCCCGCCAGTTGCCCAGCGTCTCCTCGCTCGTGGATATCTTCGTCGGTAGCTGGAAGCTGGTGCCGCCTCTCCGGAACGGGCGGTCGACGAGGATGCCGGTGGTGCACGGCGCGCGCTCGAGCACGTTCAGGTTGAGCTGGCGGCGATCCTCCGACCGGCAGGACATCTTGCCGTCGTAGTGCTGCTCCTTGTGGTAGGGCACGATTAGGACGTCGGCGTGGACCTCCTCCGCGCAGCGGCGGATGGTCTTCAGGTTCGTGACGGGGCCGCGGTCGCCTTTGTCGATCTGCCGGATGACGAGGCCGGTGATGGAGGCGAACAGGTCGACGGTCCAGTTCACCTGCGTGGCGGCGTCGTTCATGCGGTCCCAGTGCTTGTCGCTGTCGATCTGGACCCGCTCGTGGTAGCGTTTGGCGCCGCCGGTGCCCGCGCGTGCGTGCTTGCTCACGGCGTCGTAGAAGTGCAGGACATGCACAGCGGGCTGCACGGCGGGCTTGCTCGCCAGCAGCTCGACGAGGCTGAGCATCGCCGGCGTGGCGCGTGCTCCGTGCACGCAGGCGAGcatccgcagctcctcctcctggTCCGGGACCAGCCGCTCCAGCGTCCTGTGGCCGTTGCTCAGATACGCCTCCCTCTCCCTGCGGTACACAACGGCGAACACCGGCCCCGCGATGACGGTGCTGATCATGCTGCCCATCACCATGGCCATGAGCGCCTGCTCCGCCCAAATCCCCTCGGAGCTGGCGAAGCTCATGTCGATCATGTTGACGTGGCCCTTGATGTTAAGGATGACGCCGAGGCGCGCGGCGTCCCCGAGCGGCATGTGGAGGAACCTGGCAGCGCCCATGGTGCCTGCGCACTTGCCGACGAGACCGAGGATGGTGAGGAGGACGGCGGGCACGACGACGGCGCCGGACATGGCGCTGAAGTTGAGCCGCATCCCCATGGTCCCGAAATAGAAGGGCAGGGCCAGCGCGTGCAGCGGGTACGCAAGCGCGTGCGTGACGGTCCTCGCCACGGGGCCCTCCCTGGGGAACGCCAGCCccagcacgaggctcgccggcaTGCCGTCGAAGCCGACGCGGCGCGGGAAGTCGCCGATGTAGGATACGGCGATGAGGATGAGCGCCAGCTCCCAGTTCCCGATGCGGTGCCGCCCCGCGTTGCGCCGGTTCATGAACTCCACGGCTGGCCGGAGCAGCGCGAGCGCGAGGCCGACCTTGAAGAGCGCCAGCACGCCGAGCCCGAGCCGCTGGGACGCGCTGTACCCTGGGGTCCTTCCGGACGCCAGCTTCATGCAGGAGAAGACGCCCTCCCCGACGATGCAGATGACGTtggtggcgatggcggcgccgacgacgaggcggccggtggcggtggcggtgaggcCGAGCTCGGCGGCCATCCGGGAGACGTCGACGGAGGAGGTGTTGGCGAGCGTGAGCATGAGCACGGCGGCGAGCAGCTCGGGCGAGCGGACGGGGGTGTGCATCATGCTGCCGTACAAGCCCCCGGAGACGAAGGCGGCGAGGAGCAGGCAGGTGGCGACGCTGGCGTAGGTGGCGATGGTGCAGCGGTGCTTGTCGTTCCAGAGCGAGGCGAGGTCGGCGTCGAGGCCGACGTAGAACATGTAGAAGATGCGCGCCTGGGAGACGTACCACCCGTACGTGTCCTCCACGTTCACCACGGCCACGTGCACGATCACCTGGTGCAGCCCCAGGCTCCCCACCATGATCCccgcctgcatgcatgcatgcacccatGTCCATGGATGTTAGCGAATTGAGAGGAGGCGATTGATTGACCGGCCGAAGAGATGGCGCATGCACGTACGAGGATCTGAGAGATGGCGCTGGGCTGGTtgtggcggcggagggagaggtGGATGAACTTGCCGAGGGCGATGACGACGACGGCCTGGAGGACGATGAGGAAGAGGGTGTCCAGGGACACGTTCTGGAGCTCGAGGACCAGATCGCAGTTCATGGGTCTCGCCATGGCCGCTTGATCGACCCTTCTTCCTCTTTAGCTCCGTCCGGCTCGCTGGCCGGCTCTTCCTCCGTTGGTGGCGCTTGTGGATGATGTCAACGTCGACGGCGGCGGATGATTGCGCGGCCGTGGTCCTGCCAGAAAATGTTCTCCAGGTTCGTCGGAGCCTTCATGGCTGCTCGTGAGGTTGGTGATCAGTTTGGCAATGGATGGTCATGGATGAACATGGCATTGGCATGCATGTACAAGAGAAAAGAAAAGGCTCGTCCTCCATACCTGGGCCTGACACTGCTACGAGCAGGAGGAGCCCATGAGGCCCTAtatgtgaatggagggagtatgtcttTTCTTCCTTGAGATTATCAATCCTGTTTCTTGGTTTGAACGGACAACATTGGATGCTAGACAAGCGCCATGTGTGGCCTCTAATCTAGGTGTTCACCTGATTTTCTGAGCAGGTGCAAGTCAAGTCAACCACCCAAGTTTTCACTCTTTTCCACGCAAGTTACAAGTCAAGTCAACAGTGAACCATCATTTGACTATAAGTTGAGTTCACGAGATACCACCGAGAAGTAAGTGTTCATAGGCCATTATGAAACTGTTCAAGATCTTCGTCGCCCTCGCCGTCTTGGTTGTTCTATCCACCTCAAAACCATTTGTCGCGGGTTAGTGCACTAGGGAAGCAGGTAAAGAAAGCGCCAAAAGTTGGTATACGAGGGAAACAGATAGGCAGACTGCCTCCGGCACCAATACCAAACCCGTGTGGGCAGCACAAACGAGGGTCAGGGCCACCACATCCACCAGCAACACAGAAGAGCAGAATTCAGCCGTTTAGCTCACCGCCGCCTCCTTTACCGCCAGCGCAGAAGAGCACAATGCAGCCAATGCCACCTCCACCGCCGGTGCAGAAGAGTGGGGCATGGCCGATGCACTTTCCGCCACCTCCATCAGAAGTGCAGAAGAGGGTAGTGAGTCCGCTGCGCaccccgccgcctccaccgccggtgCAGAAGAGTGGGGCATGGCCAATGCACTTTCCGCCACCTCCACCAGAAGTGCAGAAGAGGGTAGTGAGTCCATTGTGCACCCCACCGCTTCCACCACCAGTGAAGAAGAGCATCACTCGGCCATTGAGCTCCCCACCACCTCCACAATGAGCACATATCGTAGAGTGGCTCGTGGTTATTAGATCCTTCATTTTCTTTACAGTCATCATTATATGGAATTAGATCTTGAGTACCATATGCATAGTCTTGTACTACCCACTTAGCTTAGATATGTGCACACAATGTTGTAGTTTTTTCAAATAAAGATTCTTATGCAGGGTTTCGTTACCCATTTGTTCAATTTGTGCCACGAATAAAACTGAACGAATAGGCTAGGTCTCCGATAAATGTGCAAAAACTAAAATTTTCTAAATAGCAACTGAACATCTTCACTGTATGACATGCCTACTTGTGCATGCTACCTTTCAACCTTTTTGAGATAAGTTCTCACACGTCATTCGCCATGAAATATGGGACTGACTAGGTGTCAGATGACCGAAAACTAATATTGGGTTAGTCACTTCTTCTAACTAGTCAATGTGTGCGTGCAATACACGTTAATttagaagtatattaagtgcatgcggatattaagtaggacattatttgcatgttattatgtgattagcactatatttggtATGAAaataactgcacgctaaacgtatTGAGCGCTCAACATTGAAGCAGTCTACGTAGTCGGGTTAACATGATTTAATGGCCGAGATTAATTGAATTTGTTCCTTTaagttttttttatatttttatattggtatagatatagatgtccTTGATTTTAGTTCTGTCCGCATGCAAGCGCTGAAATAgaaggatccggcttgcctgcttccTTCCCGTGCTCCCATCCATGCTCCCACTTAatcctacggctgtcttttttccttttttctttctaatctaatcatctcccccctgattttaaggggtggggccgggccttattttgttccaatcaaatcaagccacgtagacgggagcacggatgggcacacgaCGAGGGAGCAGGCAAGTCTTTATTTGGTATACtacgccatgcatgcatgcatgcaagctgCTCAGTCATGCTAAATGCCTTCCGATTTATGAGTGTACTGCTTGAGTTTGACTAGAACGAATTTCTGACATGGCAGGCTTATACAAAACTCCCTCTTTTCTTTTCTACGTAAGATGAAATGaaaaaaagttggaattagaaaAGGTGAATGATTTTGTCTAACTAAATGTGAAATGaaaaaattaaattaaattaaatcCGGAGCCAGAAATATCAGTGCATGGGAGATAAAAAATGATTTTATTTGTATCGGTTACCTTTTTTATGAGTAAATAAAGACATATTTTAAAAGGATGTTTGGTCTCCCTCGACTCTTCAGAGGAGCACTAGGCCCTATGCAACCAATAAGCAGAAGCCCATCCGATATTTAAGCTTTGTCTGAAATATACAAAAATGAGATGATATCTAGTAAGACATAAGGCAAAAACCATaataaataaacaaaaataaaCTAAGGAATAAAAAGATAAGTTATGTacaaaagaatgaattagtggatTGAGTATTACCCTTTAAAAATGGAGAAAAATAATACAAATAGTCAAATACTGACAATATTCACACACAATTTACGCAAAAAAATGTGTtgtttataatatgcaagaataagcatatagtaGTGGAATTTTCATGGAAAAATATTTTCTAAGAATGAATGAATTAGCGGCATTGATATTAAccttgaagaagaaaaataaatgaaataacAAGTAAaataatcaaaataatgaagtcTTCTAAGTAAGAATAAGTTAGTGCCACTACTATTACCctgtaagaagaaagaaaatgtaaATAATAAATAAGGACAAAATTTTCACATAATTCAAATACAAATTGCGCCTTTTTATAATACACAAGAATAAGCAGACAATAATCAAATTACACAGAAATAATGTAGTTTTTTAACTtagaattagtggcattggtataacacttaaagaagaagaaaatgaaatatAAACTAGAAGAAAATCAAAATAAAGAAGTTTCCTAAGAAATAAGGAGTTAGTGGCATTTGTATTACCATTCAAGAAGGAAATAATGAAATAAAAAGATTAAATGGAATATAAACTAAAAGAAAAACAAGATGTTACTAAGGAACAATGAAGTAGTGACATTTGTATTACGCATTacgaagaaagaaaatgaaaaataatcTACAACAAAGAATGTCGAAACTTGCACATAATTCACACAATAATTGTGCGTTTTTATTGTATGCAAGATGAgcatataatagtggaattttcCGCCAAAAAAGTTTCCTAAGAagaaatgaattagtgacattggtatattacctttaaagaagaaagaaaataaatataaaCTAAAACATGATCAATAAAGA
The Triticum aestivum cultivar Chinese Spring unplaced genomic scaffold, IWGSC CS RefSeq v2.1 scaffold73999, whole genome shotgun sequence genome window above contains:
- the LOC123172659 gene encoding cation/H(+) antiporter 2-like; protein product: MARPMNCDLVLELQNVSLDTLFLIVLQAVVVIALGKFIHLSLRRHNQPSAISQILAGIMVGSLGLHQVIVHVAVVNVEDTYGWYVSQARIFYMFYVGLDADLASLWNDKHRCTIATYASVATCLLLAAFVSGGLYGSMMHTPVRSPELLAAVLMLTLANTSSVDVSRMAAELGLTATATGRLVVGAAIATNVICIVGEGVFSCMKLASGRTPGYSASQRLGLGVLALFKVGLALALLRPAVEFMNRRNAGRHRIGNWELALILIAVSYIGDFPRRVGFDGMPASLVLGLAFPREGPVARTVTHALAYPLHALALPFYFGTMGMRLNFSAMSGAVVVPAVLLTILGLVGKCAGTMGAARFLHMPLGDAARLGVILNIKGHVNMIDMSFASSEGIWAEQALMAMVMGSMISTVIAGPVFAVVYRREREAYLSNGHRTLERLVPDQEEELRMLACVHGARATPAMLSLVELLASKPAVQPAVHVLHFYDAVSKHARAGTGGAKRYHERVQIDSDKHWDRMNDAATQVNWTVDLFASITGLVIRQIDKGDRGPVTNLKTIRRCAEEVHADVLIVPYHKEQHYDGKMSCRSEDRRQLNLNVLERAPCTTGILVDRPFRRGGTSFQLPTKISTSEETLGNWREDRATAPTHVAAVFLGGPDDREAVALACRLAKNETVHLTVIRFVGPGKHGHAGVQTARADDHADGEVSVVVDDPDECCMAALQREYVAKELASYVEKVVGGAADVVEALRRMAGAYALVVVGRGGRQPAELLGGLECGEMGPIGDILASDESLEMGSVIVLQQKKAVSTAFGLDPPPAGTAGV